In the genome of Nocardioides sp. NBC_00368, the window ACCACGACCTTCACGAAGCGGATCGAGAAGGAGATGTACGCCGCCTCCGAGGCTCTCGACTTCGAGAAGGCCGCGCGGCTGCGGGACGACCTGGCCGCGATGCAGCGCGCCCTGGAGAAGCAGGCCGTGGTGCTCGGCGACGGCGCCGACGCCGACGTGATCGCCCTGGCCGAGGACCCGCTCGAGGTCGGCGTGCAGATCTTCTACGTACGCGGCGGCCGGATCAAGGGTCAGCGCGGCTGGGTCGCCGACCGGATGGACGATGCCGACACCGCCGGCCTCGTCGAGCACTTCCTGCTCCAGCTCTACGCCGGCGAGGACGCTGAGGCGATCCCGCGCGAGATCCTGGTTCCGGCGCTGCCGCCCGACCACGAGACCCTCGAGGAGCTCCTCTCCGACGTCCGCAAGGCGAAGGTCCGGATCCGGGTCCCGCAGCGCGGCGACAAGAAGACCCTGCAGGAGACGGTGGCGAAGAACGCCGAGCAGGCCCTCGCGCTCCACAAGACCAAGCGGGCCAGCGATCTGACCACCCGCAACCGGGCGCTGGAGGAGATCCAGGAGGCGCTGGAGCTCGACGAGGTGCCGCTGCGGATCGAGTGCTACGACATCTCCCACCTGCAGGGCACCGAGATCGTGGCCAGCATGGTCGTCTTCGAGGACGGCCTGGCCCGCAAGTCGGAGTATCGGCGGTTCATCATCAAGGGCCAGGACGGCTCCGACGACGTCCGGGCGATGCACGAGGTGATCACCCGGCGGTTCAAGCGGCTCCTCGACGAGCAGTCGACGTCGATCGTGTCCACCGAGGTCGAAGGCGCCAACGGGCCGATGCTGGTCGATCCGGAGACCGGCCGGCCCCGCAAGTTCGCCTACGCCCCGGGCCTGGTCGTCGTCGACGGCGGCGCGCCTCAGGTCGCCGCCGCCCAGCGGGCCCTGGCCGAGCTCGGCATCGACGACATCCCGGTCGTGGGTCTGGCCAAGCGCCTGGAGGAGGTCTGGGTGCCGGACGAGGAGGACCCGGTCATCCTGCCGCGGTCCTCGGAAGGGCTCTACCTGCTGCAGCGGGTCCGTGACGAGGCGCACCGGTTCGCGATCACCCATCACCGCGGCCGGCGCAGCAAGTCGATGGTGGAGAGCCTGCTCGACGACGTACCCGGGCTCGGCGAGGTGCGCCGCAAGACTCTGATGAAGCACTTCGGCTCGCTGAAGAAGCTCCGCGCCGCGACCGCCGAGGAGATCGCCCTGGTGCCGGGCATCGGCCCTGCCACCGCGACAGCGATCAAGACCGCTGTGGAGCAGACGGCCAGGAATGGCAAGGTTAGCGGCATCAACGTCACCACCGGCGAGATCATCGAGGAGTAGGTCATGCACAAGGGGGAGGTCGTCGTCATCACCGGCATGACCGGTGCCGGGCGGAGCACCGCCGCCAAGGAGCTGGAGGATCTCGGCTACTACGTCGTCGACAACCTGCCGCCGAGCCTGCTGCCGCAGGTCGTCGAGCGGGTCGACGCGGCCCGGGGCCCGGAGCAGCCGGTGGCGGTCGTGACCGACGTACGTTCCGGCTCGTTCTTCGCCGAGCTCGAGGAGATCGTGGCCAAGAAGGCCACCGGGCGGCGTACGACGCTGGTGTTCCTCGACGCTGCCGACGACACGCTCGTGCGCCGTCAGGAGGCGGCCCGGCGGCCCCACCCGATGCAGCGGGGCAACGAGCGGCTGCTGGACGCGCTCGAGCGCGAGCGGGTGGTGCTGGCCAGCCTGCGCGGCGCCGCCGACCTGGTCATCGACACGACCCAGCTCAACGTGCACCAGCTCACCGCCCGGATCGCGGAGGCGTTCGGCACCCCGGAGCGGACGACCCTGAAGGTGTCGGTGGTGAGCTTCGGGTTCAAGTACGGGATCCCGGTCGACGCCGACTTCATGGCCGACATGCGGTTCCTGCCGAATCCTCACTGGGTTCCCGAACTGAAGGACGGCAACGGACGCGACAATCCCGACGTCGCCGCCTATGTCTACTCACGTCCTGGTGCGGAGGAGTTCCTGAGCGGGTATGTTCCGGTGCTCATCGGAGTGACCAAGGGCTATCTCCACGAAGGAAAGAGGTTCATGCGCGTGGCGATCGGGTGCACGGGTGGCAAGCACCGCAGCGTGGCGATGGCGGAGGAGATCTCCAGGCGGCTGCGAGATGCCGGCCTGGATGCGAAGGCGATCCACCGAGACCTCGGGCGGGAGTGAGCGTGGCCGGGGCCGACCGACCCGGGGCAGATGCCCAGGCTGTCGTCGCCCTGGGGGGAGGGCACGGACTCCACGCGTCGCTGAGCGCGTTGCGGCTTCTGGTCGACGACCTGACCGTCGATGACCTCACCGCGATCGTGACGGTCGCCGACAACGGCGGCTCGAGCGGCCGGCTTCGCCGCGAGTTCGGTGTGCTGCCTCCCGGCGACCTGCGGATGGCGCTGGCCGCCCTGTGCGGCGCCGACCGTTGGGACGACACCTGGGCGCAGGTGTTGCAGCACCGCTTCGCCGGCGAGGGCGAGATGCGCGGCCACAACCTCGGCAACCTGCTGATCGTGGGCCTGTGGGAGCAGCTCGGCGATCACGTCGAAGCCCTCGACTGGGTGGGCCGCCTGCTGGGCGCCAAGGGCCGCGTCCTGCCGATGGCGCTGGTGCCGATGGACATCGTCGCCGACGTACGCGGCCTGGTGCCCGGCTCTCCTGAAGCCCTCACCTCGGTGCAGGGCCAGGTCGAGGTCGCCAGCACCGACGGGATGATCGAGTCGATCCGGCTCATCCCCGACAACCCGCCGGCCGCCCCCGACGCGGTTGCGGCCATCCGTGAGGCGGAGTGGGTGTTCCTGGGCCCCGGCTCCTGGTTCACCTCGGTCCTGCCGCACCTGATGGTCCGTGCGCTGCGCGAGGCGCTGGTCGCGACCTCCGCCAAGATCGTCGTCGTGCTCAACCTCGGCGAGCAGCCGGGGGAGACGACCGGGTTCGGCCCCGCCGAGCACCTCTCGGTCCTCCTCGAGCACGCCCCCGACCTCCGCATCCACACCGTCCTCGTCGACTCTTCCCTGGACGGTCTCGACGAGCTGTCGCGGGTGGCCGAGAAGTGCGGTGCGCAGGTCGAGGTCGCCGACGTCGCCGTCGGCGACGGGACTCCTCGCCACGACCCGGAGCGGCTGGCCGCTGCGTACGCGAGGGTGATCGGGGCGGGCTAGCGCGGCCTCCGACGTGGAACCGATTCGAGGGTCGTTGACAACAATGAAAGACTCTCCGGCATGGCGATGACGGGACAGGTGAAGGCCGAGCTGGCCTCCACTCAGATCACCAAGACATGCTGCCGCAAGGCAGAGGTTGCCTCGACGTTGAGGTTCGCTGGGGGGATCCACATCGTGGCCGGCAGGATCGTGGTCGAGGCTGAGCTCGACACCGGTCTGGCGGCACGGAGGCTGAAGCGAGACATCGCCGACGTCTTCGGTCACGAGGCAGAGGTGGCTCTCATCCAGGCGAGCGGTCTTCGTAAGGGCAGCCGCTACATCGTGCGCGTGGTCAAGGACGGTGAGGCGCTGGCGCGCCAGACCGGACTCCTCGACCAGCGCGGCCGGCCGGTGCGGGGTCTTCCGCCTGCCGTCGTCTCGGGCGGGGCCTGCGACGCGGTCGCCGCCTGGCGCGGGGCGTTCCTGGCCCACGGCTCGCTGACCGAGCCGGGCCGCTCCTCCTCGATGGAGGTGACCTGCCCGGGTTCGGAGTCGGCCCTGGCCCTGGTCGGTGTCGCCCGTCGGATCGGCATCTCCGCCAAGCCCCGCGAGGTGCGCGGCGTGGACCGCGTCGTGATCCGCGACGGCGATGCGATCGGCCAGCTGCTGACCCGGCTCGGTGCCCACGAGTCGCTGATGGCCTGGGAGGAGCGCCGGATGCGCCGCGAGGTGCGCGCCACCGCCAACCGGCTGGCCAACTTCGACGACGCCAACCTGCGCCGTTCGGCGCGTGCCGCGGTCGCCGCCGGGGCTCGCGTCGAGCGCGCCCTGGAGATCCTCGGCGACGACATCCCCGACCACCTGCGCCAGGCCGGCAAGCTCCGTCTGGAGCACAAGCAGGCCTCGCTCGAGGAGCTCGGCCAGCTGCACGACCCGGTGCTGACCAAGGACGCCATCGCGGGCCGGATCCGCCGGCTGCTGGCGATGGCCGACAAGCGCGCCGAGGAGCTCGGCGTGCCCGACACCGAGGCGTCGCTGACCGCGGAGATGCTCGCCGAGGACGCCTAGGAACACCTTCACATCCGGAAAATCGGCCCGAGTCCCTCGTGTATCCGAGGGGCTCGGGCCGTTTGGGCTGTCTCCGACGGGCCATTGCTACTCGTCCGTCTTTTGGAACGATCCAACCCAGTCTCCCGCTGTTCAGAGGCGCTGGGTAGTGTCGGCGTCAGCGGGTGATCCCGCGCACAATCTTTTCGACGCGAACCAGGAGTCCACGTGACAGTTCGAGTAGGCATCAACGGGTTCGGCCGGATCGGCCGCAACTTCTTCCGCGCGGTGCGCGCCTCCGACCTCGACATCGAGATCGTCGGGGTCAACGACCTCAGCGACAACGCAACCCTCGCGACGCTGCTGAAGTTCGACTCGATCCTCGGCCCGCTCGGCGCCGACGTGTCCGCCACCGAGGACGCGATCGTCGTCGACGGCAAGGAGATCAAGGCGTACGCAGAGCGTGACCCGGCCAACCTCAAGTGGGCCGACCTCGGCGTCGACGTCGTGATCGAGTCCACCGGCTTCTTCACCGACGCGACCAAGGCCCGCGCCCACGTCGACAACGGTGGCGCGAAGAAGGTCATCATCTCCGCCCCGGCGAAGAACGAGGACGCCACCATCGTGCTCGGCGTCAACGAGGACATCTACGACCCCGAGGCCCACGCGGTCATCTCCAACGCCTCCTGCACCACCAACTGCCTGGCGCCGCTGGCGAAGGCGCTGCACGAGGGCATCGGCATCAACCAGGGCCTGATGACCACGGTGCACGCCTACACCGCCGACCAGAACCTGCAGGACAACATCCACAAGGATCTGCGCCGTGCGCGCGCGGCCGCGCTCAACGTGGTGCCGACCTCGACCGGCGCCGCCAAGGCGATCGGCCTGGTGCTCCCGGAGCTGAAGGGCAAGCTCGACGGCTACGCGCTGCGTGTCCCGGTGCCGACCGGCTCGATCGTCGACCTCTCCTTCGAGGCCTCGCGCGAGACCTCGGTCGAGGAGATCAACTCGATCATGGAGAAGGCCGCCGACGGGAAGTACCTCGTCTATTCGACCGACCCGATCGTCTCGTCCGACATCGTGACCAACCCGGCGTCCTCGATCTTCGACGCTCCGCTGACCAAGGTGATCGGCAACCAGGTCAAGGTCGCGGCGTGGTACGACAACGAGTGGGGCTACTCCAACCGGCTCGGCGACCTGGTGGCGTACGTTGGCGCGAGCCTGTGACTCAGCGGCGCTCGCCACAGGTTAGTGTCTAGCCCGTTATGTCTCTGAATCTCACGCAGCTCATCGAGCAGGGAGTCGCGGGCAAGCGAGTCCTCGTGCGCTCCGACCTCAACGTCCCGCTGGAAGGCACCACGATCACCGACGACGGTCGGATCCGTGCGTCGGTGCCCACGATCAAGGCGCTGGCCGACGCCGGCGCCAGGGTCGTGGTGGTCGCCCACCTCGGTCGCCCCAAGGGTGAGCCGGACCCGGCCTACTCGCTGGCGCCGGTGGCGAAGCGCCTCGGCGAGCTGCTTGGTGCCGAGGTCGCCTTCGCGACCGACACCGTCGGCGACTCCGCCAGCTCGGTCGTCGGCGGCCTCGCCGACGGCCAGGTGGCCCTGCTGGAGAACGTACGCTTCAACGCCGGTGAGACCAGCAAGGACGACATCGAGCGGGCGACCTTCGCCGCCGAGCTCGCCGCCCTGGCCGACGCCTTCGTCTCCGACGGCTTCGGTGTGGTCCACCGCAAGCAGGCCTCGGTCTACGACGTGGCCAAGCTGCTCCCGAGCGCGCAGGGCGACCTGGTGGCCACCGAGATCGAGGTGCTCAAGCGGCTCACCGAGACTCCGGAGCGTCCCTATGTGGTCGTCCTCGGCGGCTCGAAGGTCTCCGACAAGCTCGGCGTGATCGACAACCTGCTCGGCAAGGCCGACAAGCTGCTCATCGGTGGCGGCATGGTCTTCACCTTCCTCAAGGCGCAGGGTTACGAGGTCGGTCAGTCGCTGCTCGAGGAGGACCAGATCCTCACCGTGCTCGGCTACCTCGAGCGGGCCGAGGAGATCGGCGTCGAGATCCTGCTGCCGACCGATGTCGTGGTCGCCGACTCCTTCGGCGACGAGGCCTCGGCCCGCGTGGTCGCCGCCAACGCGATCCCGGCCGAGTCTCTCGGGCTCGACATCGGTCCGGAGTCGGCCCAGACCTACGCGGCCGCTCTCGAGGGTGCCAAGACGGTCTTCTGGAACGGCCCCATGGGCGTCTTCGAGCAGGCCGCGTTCGCCGAGGGCACCCGCACGGTCGCCCAGGCGCTCACCACGGTCGACGGCCTCTCGGTCGTCGGCGGCGGTGACTCGGCCGCGGCGATCCGCCAGCTCGGGTTCTCCGACGACCAGTTCGGCCACATCTCGACCGGTGGCGGTGCCTCGCTCGAATACCTCGAGGGCAAGACGCTTCCGGGCGTCGCCGTGCTCGACGAGACCACCGTGGTCGGAGGGCTCGGCTGATGGCGGCCAAGAAGAAGCCGGCCGCGGGTCGCACCCCGCTCATCGCGGGCAACTGGAAGATGAACCTCAACCACCAAGAAGCGGTGGTCCTGGTCCAGAAGCTCGCCTGGACGCTCTCCGACAAGCGTCACGACTTCGGGGCCGTCGAGGTGGCGGTCTTCCCGCCGTTCACCGACATCCGTTCGGTGCAGACGCTGGTCGACGGCGACAAGATGCGGATCACCTACGGTGCGCAGAACGTCTCGACCCACGAGTCCGGCGCCTACACCGGTGAGGTCTCGGCCTCGATGCTGGCCAAGCTCGGCTGCTCCTACGTGATCGTGGGCCACTCCGAGCGTCGTGAGCACTACGGCGAGACCGACGAGATCGTGGCCCAGAAGGCGAAGATCGCGCTCAAGCACAAGATCACCCCGATCGTCTGCGTCGGCGAGGGCCTCGAGATCCGCCAGGCCGGCAACCACCTCGACCACTGCACCGGCCAGGCCGAGGCTTCGCTGGCCGGTCTCACCGACGCCGAGGTCGCCGAGGTGGTGATCGCCTACGAACCGGTCTGGGCGATCGGCACGGGGGAGACCGCCACCGCTCAGGACGCCCAGGAGGTCTGCGCCGGCATCCGCGAGCGGCTCGAGAAGGTCTACGGGGCCGAGGTGGCCGGTGGCGTACGCATCCTCTACGGCGGCTCCGTGAAGCCCAACAACGTGGCCGCGCTGATGCAGGAGAGCGACGTCGATGGTGCCCTCGTCGGCGGTGCGAGCCTCTCGGTGGAGGACTTCGCGGCGATCTCGCGCTATTACGACCTACCGGTGCTGTAGGTTTCAGGGCCTCCAGATAGGATTTCAGACGTGGAACTTCTCTTCACCATCATCCTGGTCATCGCGAGCGCGCTGATGATCCTGCTCGTGCTGCTCCACAAGGGCCGCGGTGGCGGACTCTCCGACATGTTCGGCGGTGGCGTCTCGAGCTCGCTGGGTGGATCCTCGGTCGTGGAGCGCAACCTCGACCGGCTCACCATCGGTATCGGTGTGATCTGGTTCGCCTGTGTGATCGCGCTCGGCCTGCTGATGGCCTACTGAAACATTCCCCTTCAGCGCACGCGCGATAGCGTCTAAACTCATCGACGCTGGACGGAGATTTTGCCGTCCGATCCCCCAAAGTGGCCTCTCGGGGCTGCGAACTTTAAGTTGAGAGAGGACACCGCAGCACCATGGCAGGTGGAGGGAACGCGATTCGGGGCTCCCGGGTCGGTGCTGGGCCGATGGGTGAGGCGGAGCGCGGCGAAGCTGCGCCACGAAAGGCCGTCACCTACTTCTGCGCCAACGCACATCGCTCGGTCATCACCTTCGCCGTCGAGGCGACGCCACCGGACTCCTGGGACTGCCCCAAGTGTGGGCTCCCCGCGGGTCTCGACGAGGAGAACGCGCCCCCGGCGCCGAAGATCGAGCCTTACAAGACGCACCTCGCCTACGTGAAGGAGCGCCGCTCCGACGCCGAGGCCGAGGACATCCTGGAGGAGGCCATCGCCCTGCTCCGCTCCCGCCGCAAATCCGGCGAGATCATCTTCTGAAAACACCCGCCGAGTCGGCGCATCTGCTCCACGCAGAAGCGCCGACTCGGCGCATTTGTCCCGCTTGTCGGGCGCGAGTCGGCGCGTCAGTCCCGTCTGATGCGGACGAGTCGGCGCGTCAGTCCCGTCTGATGCGGACGAGTCGGCGCAACTGTCCCGGTCAGCTCGCCAGTCGTCCACCGCGCCGCCGGAGCGCCCGATGGTGCAGTTGCCGAATGCGTACGTCGGCGTCTCCGGTCCGCGTGAAGAGGTCGCCCTTCGTGAAAGCCTCGACCAGCCATCCTTCTCGGCACACGTCCAGACGCCGTTCCCGGTCACGTACCTGCTGGCCGGGGGAGGAGTGCCACTCCGCGCCGTCGTACTCGACGGCAGCGAGAAGGTCCTCGTTCGCCAGATCGAGGCGGGCGACGAACTCCCCGGTCACGGTGAGGATCTCGACCTGCGGCGTCATCGGAAACCGGGCTTGATGGCAGCGCAGACCGAGCACCGCCTCGGGAGGTGACTCGAACCGACCGTCCGCCAGCGGACCGACACCACGAAGCGTGGTGACCCATCGCTGACCGCGGAACTGTTCGATTCCCTCGACGAACTCGCCGGGTTCGTACGCACCGAGCCGGTGCATCATCGACATCCCGGCGATCGCCTCGTCAGGCCAGCGGACGCGCCCGAGATCCCAGGCAGTACGCAGCGCAGTGGTGACCCGCAGGCCACCGACCTCGATCGTCTCAGCGTCCTTCACGTCGCGTTCCCCGCTACTGGCGATGTCGTTGCGGAGCCGGCCGCGACCGGCCGGGCGGAAGAACGAGAGCGGCCGAAGGCTGAGGTGCTCGCCGGGAGCGAGGATCATCTCGGCTCCGAGGAGCCAGCCGGCATGTCGGTCGACGACGATGCAGTCGGTGGGTGCGACCAGTCTCAAGCACGCGGCGCGGACGGCCAGGGAGTCGCCCGCCTCGGTGGCCAGATACACGCCCTTGATGGGGCGGCGTACCAGGCCCGTCTCGAGAAGCGTGCTTAGCCGCCTCCGTGAGATCCCCGCTTCGCGGGCCATCTTGAAGGTGAAGGGCTCGGTCGCCGGCAACGGGAAGGTGCTCCCGAGGCTTCCGTTGAACAGCATCTCGTTGATGTCCATGCCCAGAGTCTGGGAGTCAGTCCCCGGCACCGCCACCGGACAACGGCGGGCTGTGGAAAAGTCTGTGGACAACGTGGGACTGACGCGCCGACTCGCGTCGTTCGGGTGGGACTGACGCGCCGAGTCGGCGCCTCTGCTTGGGACAGATGAGCCGACTCGGCGGGGGTTGGTCAGCAGGAGGCGCCGAAGATCGACTCGGCGTACTCCGGGTGGTCGATGAACGGGTTCCGGTTGTGCTGGTAGGTCGAGTAGACCTTGTTGTTGCGGGTGCGCTCGGCGGTGGTGACGGGGTCGGCGCTGTGCCAGCTCAGGAGGACGCAGACCTTGCCGAGGTAGTTGGTCGAGCCGTTGATGGAGTTGTTGACCTCCAGGTCGGCGAAGCCGTCGTCGCCGTTGTAGCGCACGGCCATGTAGAGGATGCCGCGGGCCAGATCGCCCTTGACGCTGTCGCGGGGCTCGAAGGAGTCGGCGTCGGTCCAGCAGTCGCTGCACTCCGCGACGGCGGATCCACCGAGGTCGAAGTCCTTGCTGCCCCGGGTGGAGTTGACGGTGACGTCCTCGGGCCGCAGGTGGTGTACGTCGGTGCCGGGGCCGTTGCTGGTGCCGAAGTCCCCGTGACTCTGCGGCCAGGTGTGCTCGCGGTTCCAGTTGTTGGCGTCGCCGCCGTTGTTGGTCTTCGGTGTGGAGACGCCGGAGTAGAACTCGATGACGTTCGCGGAGTTGTTCGGGTCCTGGTCGAGCACCTTCAACGCCTCCCACACCGCGCTGTAGGACATCGTGGTGTGGCCGTCGATGATGTTGTGCAGCGCCGACTTCAGCGCCGAGCCGGACAGGCCTGCGGCGGAGTCGTAGTAGCCCGCCGGGATGTTCGGGTCCGGCGTGGGGCTGGTGGTCGGGGTGGGGGTCGGGGTCGGCGTGGAGCCGGCGAACGCGAACGCGGTGGCGTTCTTGTGCCCGGGGTGGGAGAAATAGGCCGTCAGAGTGCCGGTCACGTCGATCTGGCGCCCCTTCAGGCTCGGGTTGGACCGAAGGCCCCACGAGCTGCGGAAGGCGTCGGGGATCTGCACGTAGAGCATCCTCGACGTGCTGGTCTCCGCGGCCGAGTCGGCGATCGCGAGGGCGTAGT includes:
- the tpiA gene encoding triose-phosphate isomerase, with product MAAKKKPAAGRTPLIAGNWKMNLNHQEAVVLVQKLAWTLSDKRHDFGAVEVAVFPPFTDIRSVQTLVDGDKMRITYGAQNVSTHESGAYTGEVSASMLAKLGCSYVIVGHSERREHYGETDEIVAQKAKIALKHKITPIVCVGEGLEIRQAGNHLDHCTGQAEASLAGLTDAEVAEVVIAYEPVWAIGTGETATAQDAQEVCAGIRERLEKVYGAEVAGGVRILYGGSVKPNNVAALMQESDVDGALVGGASLSVEDFAAISRYYDLPVL
- a CDS encoding RNA polymerase-binding protein RbpA codes for the protein MAGGGNAIRGSRVGAGPMGEAERGEAAPRKAVTYFCANAHRSVITFAVEATPPDSWDCPKCGLPAGLDEENAPPAPKIEPYKTHLAYVKERRSDAEAEDILEEAIALLRSRRKSGEIIF
- the rapZ gene encoding RNase adapter RapZ encodes the protein MHKGEVVVITGMTGAGRSTAAKELEDLGYYVVDNLPPSLLPQVVERVDAARGPEQPVAVVTDVRSGSFFAELEEIVAKKATGRRTTLVFLDAADDTLVRRQEAARRPHPMQRGNERLLDALERERVVLASLRGAADLVIDTTQLNVHQLTARIAEAFGTPERTTLKVSVVSFGFKYGIPVDADFMADMRFLPNPHWVPELKDGNGRDNPDVAAYVYSRPGAEEFLSGYVPVLIGVTKGYLHEGKRFMRVAIGCTGGKHRSVAMAEEISRRLRDAGLDAKAIHRDLGRE
- the secG gene encoding preprotein translocase subunit SecG, whose translation is MELLFTIILVIASALMILLVLLHKGRGGGLSDMFGGGVSSSLGGSSVVERNLDRLTIGIGVIWFACVIALGLLMAY
- a CDS encoding type IV toxin-antitoxin system AbiEi family antitoxin domain-containing protein gives rise to the protein MDINEMLFNGSLGSTFPLPATEPFTFKMAREAGISRRRLSTLLETGLVRRPIKGVYLATEAGDSLAVRAACLRLVAPTDCIVVDRHAGWLLGAEMILAPGEHLSLRPLSFFRPAGRGRLRNDIASSGERDVKDAETIEVGGLRVTTALRTAWDLGRVRWPDEAIAGMSMMHRLGAYEPGEFVEGIEQFRGQRWVTTLRGVGPLADGRFESPPEAVLGLRCHQARFPMTPQVEILTVTGEFVARLDLANEDLLAAVEYDGAEWHSSPGQQVRDRERRLDVCREGWLVEAFTKGDLFTRTGDADVRIRQLHHRALRRRGGRLAS
- a CDS encoding gluconeogenesis factor YvcK family protein, with protein sequence MAGADRPGADAQAVVALGGGHGLHASLSALRLLVDDLTVDDLTAIVTVADNGGSSGRLRREFGVLPPGDLRMALAALCGADRWDDTWAQVLQHRFAGEGEMRGHNLGNLLIVGLWEQLGDHVEALDWVGRLLGAKGRVLPMALVPMDIVADVRGLVPGSPEALTSVQGQVEVASTDGMIESIRLIPDNPPAAPDAVAAIREAEWVFLGPGSWFTSVLPHLMVRALREALVATSAKIVVVLNLGEQPGETTGFGPAEHLSVLLEHAPDLRIHTVLVDSSLDGLDELSRVAEKCGAQVEVADVAVGDGTPRHDPERLAAAYARVIGAG
- the gap gene encoding type I glyceraldehyde-3-phosphate dehydrogenase, which gives rise to MTVRVGINGFGRIGRNFFRAVRASDLDIEIVGVNDLSDNATLATLLKFDSILGPLGADVSATEDAIVVDGKEIKAYAERDPANLKWADLGVDVVIESTGFFTDATKARAHVDNGGAKKVIISAPAKNEDATIVLGVNEDIYDPEAHAVISNASCTTNCLAPLAKALHEGIGINQGLMTTVHAYTADQNLQDNIHKDLRRARAAALNVVPTSTGAAKAIGLVLPELKGKLDGYALRVPVPTGSIVDLSFEASRETSVEEINSIMEKAADGKYLVYSTDPIVSSDIVTNPASSIFDAPLTKVIGNQVKVAAWYDNEWGYSNRLGDLVAYVGASL
- the uvrC gene encoding excinuclease ABC subunit UvrC, giving the protein MPDPQSYRPKAGDIPTQPGVYRFRDPKGRVIYVGKAINLRQRLANYFQPIPSLHPRTATMVTTAASVEWTTVNNDIEALQLEYTWIKEFDPRFNVKYRDDKSYPWLAVTVGEEFPRVMVGRGAKRKGTRYFGPYGHAWAIRETVDILLRVFPMRSCSNGVFKRSQQIGRPCLLGYIDKCTAPCVGNISPEEHREIVDDFCDFMAGHTTTFTKRIEKEMYAASEALDFEKAARLRDDLAAMQRALEKQAVVLGDGADADVIALAEDPLEVGVQIFYVRGGRIKGQRGWVADRMDDADTAGLVEHFLLQLYAGEDAEAIPREILVPALPPDHETLEELLSDVRKAKVRIRVPQRGDKKTLQETVAKNAEQALALHKTKRASDLTTRNRALEEIQEALELDEVPLRIECYDISHLQGTEIVASMVVFEDGLARKSEYRRFIIKGQDGSDDVRAMHEVITRRFKRLLDEQSTSIVSTEVEGANGPMLVDPETGRPRKFAYAPGLVVVDGGAPQVAAAQRALAELGIDDIPVVGLAKRLEEVWVPDEEDPVILPRSSEGLYLLQRVRDEAHRFAITHHRGRRSKSMVESLLDDVPGLGEVRRKTLMKHFGSLKKLRAATAEEIALVPGIGPATATAIKTAVEQTARNGKVSGINVTTGEIIEE
- a CDS encoding endonuclease codes for the protein MSFSASRRLRLTLASLVALALASFMAVVITTAPAQAATITVSTAIATQNGSTATVRGYVVGQPTATNTVVTSNYPSDYALAIADSAAETSTSRMLYVQIPDAFRSSWGLRSNPSLKGRQIDVTGTLTAYFSHPGHKNATAFAFAGSTPTPTPTPTTSPTPDPNIPAGYYDSAAGLSGSALKSALHNIIDGHTTMSYSAVWEALKVLDQDPNNSANVIEFYSGVSTPKTNNGGDANNWNREHTWPQSHGDFGTSNGPGTDVHHLRPEDVTVNSTRGSKDFDLGGSAVAECSDCWTDADSFEPRDSVKGDLARGILYMAVRYNGDDGFADLEVNNSINGSTNYLGKVCVLLSWHSADPVTTAERTRNNKVYSTYQHNRNPFIDHPEYAESIFGASC
- a CDS encoding phosphoglycerate kinase, which translates into the protein MSLNLTQLIEQGVAGKRVLVRSDLNVPLEGTTITDDGRIRASVPTIKALADAGARVVVVAHLGRPKGEPDPAYSLAPVAKRLGELLGAEVAFATDTVGDSASSVVGGLADGQVALLENVRFNAGETSKDDIERATFAAELAALADAFVSDGFGVVHRKQASVYDVAKLLPSAQGDLVATEIEVLKRLTETPERPYVVVLGGSKVSDKLGVIDNLLGKADKLLIGGGMVFTFLKAQGYEVGQSLLEEDQILTVLGYLERAEEIGVEILLPTDVVVADSFGDEASARVVAANAIPAESLGLDIGPESAQTYAAALEGAKTVFWNGPMGVFEQAAFAEGTRTVAQALTTVDGLSVVGGGDSAAAIRQLGFSDDQFGHISTGGGASLEYLEGKTLPGVAVLDETTVVGGLG
- the whiA gene encoding DNA-binding protein WhiA, which gives rise to MAMTGQVKAELASTQITKTCCRKAEVASTLRFAGGIHIVAGRIVVEAELDTGLAARRLKRDIADVFGHEAEVALIQASGLRKGSRYIVRVVKDGEALARQTGLLDQRGRPVRGLPPAVVSGGACDAVAAWRGAFLAHGSLTEPGRSSSMEVTCPGSESALALVGVARRIGISAKPREVRGVDRVVIRDGDAIGQLLTRLGAHESLMAWEERRMRREVRATANRLANFDDANLRRSARAAVAAGARVERALEILGDDIPDHLRQAGKLRLEHKQASLEELGQLHDPVLTKDAIAGRIRRLLAMADKRAEELGVPDTEASLTAEMLAEDA